A genomic region of Danio aesculapii chromosome 21, fDanAes4.1, whole genome shotgun sequence contains the following coding sequences:
- the acsl6 gene encoding long-chain-fatty-acid--CoA ligase 6 yields MLAFALVAGSVWVVLELSSTLMEKMQSRDLLLGLHLPELDDLGQFLRSLPTSALLGLGALTAVLAYWITKRPRAIVPPCDLRHQSLEVQMEDGARRSMMGDRTKLLAYYHEDAKTMYEVFQRGLHITGDGPFLGSRLPNQPYTWLSYREVSTRAEYVGSGLLSQGCQPNTDQLIGVFAQNRPEWIISELACYTYSMVVVPLYDTLGADAIRFIINTAEISTVICDKAEKAVVLLENVQRGETPGLKMIILMDTFDSQLLEEGQKCGVHIQALRDVEALGRENHRTPVPPSPDDLSIVCFTSGTTGDPKGVMLTHGNVVADFGGFLKVTDKVIFPNQDDVLISFLPLAHMFERLIEAVVICHGGRIGFFQGDIRLLPDDMKALRPTIFPVVPRLLNRMYDKIFSQANNSVKRWLLNFAAKRKGAEVSRGVTRSDSIWDKIFFHKIQASLGGRLRMIITGAAPASPSVLDFLRAALGCQVYEAYGQTECTAGCTFTTPGDWTSGHVGAPLPCNLIKLVDVAEKNYFAAKGEGEICVKGPNVFKGYLKDPVRTAETLDADGWLHTGDIGKWLANGTLKIIDRKKHIFKLAQGEYISPEKIESIYIRSEPVSQLYVHGDSLQSCLVGIIVPDPEVFPSWAQKKGFDGGFHELCENKELKKAILEDMVRLGKASGLHSFEQVKDIYIHKEMFSIENGLLTPTLKAKRPELKEYFKEEIQHLYSSISM; encoded by the exons AGCTGAGCTCCACTCTTATGGAGAAGATGCAGTCTCGGGATCTGCTGCTGGGTCTTCATCTGCCTGAGCTGGATGATCTGGGTCAGTTTCTGCGCTCTCTGCCCACCTCCGCTCTGCTGGGTCTGGGGGCGCTGACCGCTGTTCTGGCCTACTGGATCACCAAACGCCCGCGGGCCATCGTCCCGCCCTGCGACCTCCGGCACCAGTCTCTGGAAGTGCAG atggagGACGGCGCTCGGCGCTCCATGATGGGCGATCGCACCAAACTGCTGGCGTATTATCATGAGGACGCCAAAACCATGTATGAGGTGTTCCAGCGCGGCCTGCACATCACCG GTGATGGACCGTTTCTAGGCTCCAGACTGCCCAACCAGCCCTACACCTGGCTGTCCTACAGAGAG gtttcCACCAGGGCTGAGTACGTGGGCTCTGGTCTGTTGTCTCAGGGTTGTCAGCCCAACACAGATCAGCTGATCGGAGTGTTTGCACAGAACCGGCCGGAG TGGATCATCTCTGAGCTGGCCTGCTACACTTACTCTATGGTGGTGGTGCCGCTGTACGACACTCTGGGGGCCGACGCCATACGCTTCATCATCAACACCG ccgaGATCTCCACCGTGATCTGTGATAAAGCAGAGAAAGCGGTCGTCCTGCTGGAGAACGTGCAGCGAGGAGAAACGCCCGGCCTGAAGATGATCATCCTGATGGACACGTTTGACTCTCAGCTCCTGGAGGAAGGACAGAAGTGTGGAGTCCACATCCAGGCCCTCAGAGACGTCGAG GCTCTGGGAAGAGAAAACCACAGGACACCAGTG CCACCCAGTCCTGATGATCTGTCTATCGTCTGCTTCACCAGCGGAACCACAG GAGACCCGAAGGGTGTAATGCTGACCCACGGTAATGTGGTGGCTGATTTCGGTGGTTTCCTGAAAGTGACAGAT aaaGTCATCTTTCCGAATCAAGACGATGTTCTCATCTCCTTCCTGCCGCTGGCACACATGTTCGAGAGGCTGATCGAg GCGGTGGTGATCTGCCATGGCGGAAGGATCGGCTTTTTCCAGGGTGATATTCGTCTTCTCCCTGATGATATGAAGGCTCTGAGGCCCACCATATTCCCCGTGGTTCCTCGTCTCCTGAACCGCATGTATGACAAG atcttCAGTCAGGCCAATAACTCTGTGAAGCGCTGGCTGCTGAACTTTGCGGCCAAGAGGAAAGGAGCGGAGGTGAGCCGCGGCGTGACCCGCAGCGACAGCATCTGGGATAAGATCTTCTTCCACAAGATACAG GCCAGTCTAGGTGGTCGGCTGCGTATGATCATCACTGGAGCGGCTCCGGCGTCTCCGTCCGTCCTGGACTTCCTGCGAGCAGCACTGGGCTGCCAG gtataCGAGGCGTACGGTCAGACCGAATGCACCGCCGGATGCACCTTCACCACACCTGGAGACTGGACCTCAG GTCATGTCGGAGCTCCTCTGCCGTGTAATCTCATTAAACTGGTGGATGTGGCTGAGAAGAACTACTTCGCTGCTAAAGGAGAgggagag ATCTGTGTGAAAGGGCCGAATGTGTTCAAGGGTTACCTGAAGGACCCGGTGCGGACCGCCGAGACGCTGGATGCTGATGGATGGCTTCACACTGGAGACATTGGGAAATGGCTGGCG AACGGCACACTGAAGATCATCGACCGCAAGAAGCACATCTTTAAGTTAGCTCAGGGTGAATACATTTCCCCAGAGAAGATCGAGAGCATCTACATCCGCAGTGAACCCGTGTCTCAGCTCTACGTCCACGGGGACAGCCTGCAG tcGTGTCTGGTGGGAATCATCGTCCCGGATCCGGAGGTTTTTCCCTCGTGGGCTCAGAAGAAAGGTTTTGACGGAGGTTTCCACGAGCTGTGTGAGAATAAA gagCTGAAGAAAGCTATCCTGGAGGACATGGTGCGGCTGGGGAAAGCCAGCGGCCTCCATTCATTTGAACAG GTCAAAGACATCTACATCCACAAGGAGATGTTCTCCATAGAAAACGGATTGCTGACCCCGACTTTAAAAGCCAAGAGACCCGAGCTGAAGGAGTATTTCAAGGAGGAGATCCAGCACCTGTACAGCAGCATCTCCATGTAA